A segment of the Triticum urartu cultivar G1812 chromosome 1, Tu2.1, whole genome shotgun sequence genome:
GTGTAATTGACAAGTGGCTCCAGCCTACATGCTCCGCTTGTCAGTCTCATTGTATTGAAATCATTTACCTTTATTGAATATATACTTACAAACAACACATACAAGTACAAAACTGTGGTAAAAAGGGAATACCTTGGAAAACCCATTTATTTTCATTGGCTATTGCCTACAAATAACACGCAGCGTACACCATTAGATACCTTAACAGTTTAATTACCAAGGACTTCACCAGCACTACTCTGATGATTTGGGGAAACCAGAAAGCTTTTCTCCAATGACGCGCTGTGCTTCAGCGACTAGCCTCTTGACAACTTCCCTTGCTGGTACAATCTCGGTGATTAGCCCAACACTCTGGCCAGCATACATGGCCATGCTATCGATATCGCCTGTTGTTGTCGCATTAGGAACAGTACCAGCAAACCGGCATATATCCTTGTGCTGGAATTATGAAACCATTGCTTAGTTCTCCATTATTAAGTTCTAGATGCACAAGTATGAAATGTGCATTTAAGGTTTGGAATGAGTGAACTCCTCTACTGAGCTCCATCTTGTACAAATAGCATAATAGATGGCCATGATTAATCACAACAATGGTACATTACAGGTACTCCTAGAACTTTAGTTTTTCAACCTATATTGAAGTAACATGACAAAAATCATTTGGCACTTAAGAGTAAATATGTGCATGTCGTTTTCTAACTTCATATGCCCAGGAAACACAGACCCAGGTTTAATTTAAAAAATCAGAAGTTAATAAATAATCATGGTCATTTTGAAACATTTTGATATCCTTTTCCCCAAGGATCATATCAATGAAATCATTCTGAGCTGGCATGGCCATTTAAAATTTGATCGCTTGAGCTATAACTTGCAAAGTAGCTAGTTCAATTGTGGGGCTTGTTTGGCCCTACATTGGACTGGGCAGCCTTTCCCGTGTCCAAGAGCTCCTAAAGTTAGCTGACATGTCTAAATTGACAAACAGTTTCAAAGGTACAGCTTGAAGACTCATGTTTCTCACTGGGAAGTAAACTTCCCAAATTAGATGCCTGAGAACTGAAGTTAGCTAACGAAGTCCTTATAAAGCACATTCACTCATCATCGTGCCTACATATTGTTCCGGGGTTAGACTTTTAGGAGTAAAGTACTCTACATTACTGGTCAAAATAAGAAAACCAGAAAAGGTCATACCAAAGATGgtttccgccgccgccgccggtctcccctcccctcctccctcctccctcgccgccgccagggGGGCCGGCCGGGCAAAGGCCGGTCGGCGGCGGGGCATCCTCGTCCTCCCGCGTGGTGGGGTTGGCGCGGGTCAACACCCCGGGCCGGGGCGTGGTGCTGACGCCGGGCGGCACGGCGGTTCGTCTGCAGCGACGGCGTGacgggcggcgcggtggcggtgtGTGCCTGGGGCGACGGCGGTGGCCGGTCGTCTTCTCCTCCGGCGGCAAGGGCTGCGGTCGGCACAGGTCGTGGGTGGCTGCCTCTTCTCCGGCGCGGGCTGGCGGAGATGGCGGCGCGGCAGCAGTATGCTCGACCCCCTCCTCTATGGCCGTCGTGGCGCATGAATCGGCTGCTGGTGGCGGCTCCTCTTGTGCTCTGGTGTGGCTCGGCTGGCTGGTGAATGGCAAGGGCGCCGTGAGGGGGAGGCAGGGGTGCCTCCCGGACTCGCCGTCGCCGCGATTTGGAGGTGCCAGATCGGGTGTCTCGGGTGGCTGCAGCACGGCTGGCCGCCGGCGTTTTCCCTGCCCAGATCTGGCTGCCGGCCGCTCCTGCGGTAGGAACTTGTTTGGGGCGGAAAGAGGGGGTCTTTGCTGCCCCTTCACCTGTTGACGATGTCggtgtgcggcggcggcggtcgagGGGTGGTCTCGGATGCCGGGGCGGCGGCCTCGGTGGTGGGAGGCGCGATGCTCGTGGGCGGAGCTCGCGGCTCGGATGTTGGCCGGTTACCATGGTCGTGCGGGCGGCGTGGTAGCTTGGGCATGACGGTCGGTGGCGGTGGTTCTGCAGCATGCTTGCGGCACTCCGTCTTGGAGGCAAAGAGGGCTTGCCGGGTGAAAACTCTTTCTGGCTTTGccaggtcggcggcggcggcgcctaCGGGCGTCGTATCCTTCTAGAAGGCGTCGCCGTGGTTCCTCTTCCTCCTCCGTGTTGCTCCGAGGGAAACCTCGATCCCTGGATCAGGCGGTGGTGGTACTTAGGTGCCATGACCTTGTTGAAGGCTCCGCCTTGGAGTAATCGGTTCGTCGTGCACAGCTCCGACTCTTCGCTATGTTGCGTTCACGGTTGAGGCACCCGGCGACTTCAAGCGGCGCTCTCTCTTCCTTCCTGTAGATGGCTTGGAGTTGTGTTGGGTGGTGTAGCTGTTCCCAACATTCTTGTATCTTGCCCTGTGTGTGTTGGTGTGGAGTTGTATGAGGTTGGTTGTAACTGGAtcgttgctttatatataaagcggggcgaaagcctttttcggtaagaTGGTTTCAATTTCTAAATGCAGAATGAGGGGATAAATTCAACAAAAATAAACAAGTAATACATACCACACCATGGATGATAGAATGACCTATAATAGGCTGATTTTCCTCTGTTTCATGATCTGGAAGATTCTTCCACTCAACATAGAAAGGTGTCTTCAGGACACGTTGTGGAGCACCAGGCCATCTAGCACGCCCGAACACAGCTGTATAGTCCGTGCAATTCATCTCAATTAGCTTTTTCTTATACAGCGGATGCGCAAAGCTTTCCTCGGTGGCTACAAAGCTGAATATTAAGGAATTTCATAATGTGAGAACCACAACATGCATAAGCATAAAGAAAAGCTTTGCTTGACATAATCATACAAAGGAAAGATTGAGCAAGTACCTAGTTCCTAAGCAAACACCATGAGCACCAAGTGCCAATGCAGCAGCATAGCCACGGCCATCTACGATTCCACCAGCGGCGATAACCGAAACAGTACTATCTGAAACTAGATCCACTACTCTCGGCAGCAACGGTAGCAGACCCTCCTTTTTATTCAAAGAAGAAAAGCTGTTTGAGATGAAAGCCCATGAAGACAATTAAATAGAAACAGACTTGCAAGATGTGTTATGCTTCCAAAGATGACACCACAAAAGGGGCCTTAAGCTAAATCAGTAGCCTGGAATATATCATGGGCACATGGTGTAGATTCTTATTGCATGCATGCTTGCTTCTTGGTAGACTGCCTAACAGCATTTCAAAATATTGAAGCGAAAACAAGATGGAAACAGTGTGTAATGACTATACTTGACCAATCACATGCCCCCCTGCTTCGCGGCCTTGAACGATAATTCCATCTACACCAGCTTCCTTAGCTTTTGCTGCCTCCTCAAGGTTACCAACCTGTTCAAGTCacaaaggaaaaaaacaaatCTAAATATACATAATCAACAGAACAAGTGCAAGGACTTACATGCTCATATCATCATCATAGAGCATCAAAGCCTTGACTACAGGTCATGCATTGGCACTTATTGTGAATTTCTTCGCACCAACAAGGAGTTCATTGAAACCTGAATGGTCTACATCAAATGCTAGTCCTAGTTGTTCATCAATATCACAAATCTGAAATCATCCCATGATCCCAGCAGTCCTAGGAAATTGGAGAGAAATGAATAACAAGCATTTTCTTATAAACTCAACTTTATGTTCACTACCGATAAGAAGTATTTCTTTTATGAAAAGGATCACATTCTAAAACTTGACATAACAGTACTATAGTTTCTTACTAGACCTCCAAAAGAAGCTTAGAAAATTTTAAATGTACTTGTTAGAATAGCTGCAAGTGTGCACTAATAGTAGAAAGCTCTGATTTCTTTGTTGGAAAGGCTAAAAACTACTACCTCTGATCCATAataagtgttgcagttttgaactaaccACAATTCAAAActgcgacacttattttggatcggagggagtatgatTTAATTAGGTATATTCATGACTTCATGGTTTGCTGCAGAGACAGAGTCCATATAAGAAACTCTAGCCCTTCCATTCTTAGTCCAAATATCATTGTGAGAGAACAAATTCTGTTGGAAGTCTCCATCTGTCTATATAACATAAAAGCCCATTCCGCTGCTGTTCATTACATTTGCACCAAAACCATTGAAGAACACAACACTTGTTTGAAGTTGGACATATACAGAATAATGACCAGTCAACGTACTCTAGCTAACGGCCACCGGCCACCGCCCTCCAATGATTTAGCAAATTTGATACATACCATTCACAAGTTTTGACTAATTAACAAAGGTGTTAAGCAGCCATATCTTAGCTAACGGCCACTGGACTTTGCCCTCTCTCACAACTGTCAAGAACAAAATGATTTTGCTCCAACTAATTTTGTCTAATTAGTTGGGCACTATTAGTCAGGAATGTGAGTAGGAAGAAAGAGTCCAGTCTAGTACTACAATGACATCACAAATGTTAATTACGGAAATTGGAACGAACATATACTAGGCAAACGCAATCAGACAAGGAAAGTGGTAATA
Coding sequences within it:
- the LOC125515504 gene encoding serine/arginine repetitive matrix protein 1-like isoform X1; translation: MLQNHRHRPSCPSYHAARTTMVTGQHPSRELRPRASRLPPPRPPPRHPRPPLDRRRRTPTSSTGEGAAKTPSFRPKQVPTAGAAGSQIWAGKTPAASRAAATRDTRSGTSKSRRRRVREAPLPPPHGALAIHQPAEPHQSTRGAATSSRFMRHDGHRGGGRAYCCRAAISASPRRRRGSHPRPVPTAALAAGGEDDRPPPSPQAHTATAPPVTPSLQTNRRAARRQHHAPARGVDPRQPHHAGGRGCPAADRPLPGRPPWRRRGRREEGRGDRRRRRKPSLHKDICRFAGTVPNATTTGDIDSMAMYAGQSVGLITEIVPAREVVKRLVAEAQRVIGEKLSGFPKSSE
- the LOC125515504 gene encoding NADH:quinone reductase-like isoform X2, producing the protein MGWKGVLGFDYGVVQAPLGPDISGPELAAAVANAGAIGLLRLPDWPAPDHVRGLIQRTRSLTEKPFGAAIVLAFPHEENLRVVLEEKLAVLQVYWGEFPKERVDEAHRAGVKVLHQVGNLEEAAKAKEAGVDGIIVQGREAGGHVIGQEGLLPLLPRVVDLVSDSTVSVIAAGGIVDGRGYAAALALGAHGVCLGTSFVATEESFAHPLYKKKLIEMNCTDYTAVFGRARWPGAPQRVLKTPFYVEWKNLPDHETEENQPIIGHSIIHGVHKDICRFAGTVPNATTTGDIDSMAMYAGQSVGLITEIVPAREVVKRLVAEAQRVIGEKLSGFPKSSE